The Streptomyces sp. NBC_01237 genomic interval GGCGCAGGGGCTTGATGATGCGACGGCTGATCTCCTCCCCGAAGGTGTGCCCCGTCGCCTTCTCGATCACCATCCCGGCGATCACGTAGTTGGTGTTGGAGTAGCTCCACGACGTTCCCGGCTCGAACTCCGGCCCGTAGGCCATCGCGGTCGCCACCAGCTGGCGGGGCGTACGGGTGTCGTAGCGGTGCTGGAAGAAACCGTCGGCCAGGAAGTACGCGCGGTAGAAAGCCGGGTCCCCCAGGTATTCGTAGATGCCACTGGTGTGGTTGAGGAGCTGGCGGAGGGTGATGCGTCGGCCGTCGTGGCCGTGGCCCCGGACCAGGTCCGGCAGCCACGTGTCCACCGTGTCGTCGAGCGACAGGCGTCCCTCCGCCTCCAGTTGGAGCATGACGGTGGCGACGAACGTCTTGGTTATGCTGCCGACCCGGTAGCGGTCGTCGGCCGAACGTGGGCTGCCGGTGCGCAGATTGCCCACGCCGGCCGTCGTCGACCAGGTGTCGTGTCCGTCCCGTGCGGTCGCCGTGACGCCGGGGATACCCGCCGTCACCGCCGCCCGGACAGCGGTTCTCGTCGCGGAGTGGTCGTCCGCGTGGCTGTCCGCCGCGGCGAGCGACGGTGCCGCCAGGGTCACTGTGAGAGCGGCGGCCGTGGCGGCCACCAGTGTCGTGCGTACAAGCATGTCTTCCCCCAACTGGGCCGGTGATCAGCTCGGTCGGGAAACAGGACGCAGGTCGATGCGCGGCAGTTGCTTCCCCTGGGGCGGTTGAGCAGTTTTCGGTCTCCTTTCGGCGACGGGCTCGACGGGCTCGACGGGACACAGCTGGCCGCCGAAACCCACTTACGGGTTGTTGAAGGTGACTTCCGGTTCGGTCGGCGTCGGGCCGTCCAGCAGCGGCTGGGGGGTGTGCTTCAGCTGCATGCCGAAGAAGGCCCCGACGTACGCACGGGTGATGTCCAGCGAGCGGCTGCCGGAGAGGACCAGCGGTGACTGCGTGCCGGACAGGCCGAGTTCGTCCAGGAAGAGGGGGACGTCGGAGAAGCTGTAGTGCGTCGCCCCGGCGACGGTCAGCCAGCGCTTCCAACCATCCAGCCGGTCCCACGCCTGGTCCCAGCTCGTGTCCGTACCGCCGGGACGGTGCGTGCCGTCGTCCGTGCCGAGCATCATGAACGGTCTGCCGCCGAGTCCGTCGGCGGGTACGGCGGCGTGGAAGGCGCCGTCGATGTTGATGCCCGCCCGGATGCGGCGGTCGCGCGCCATGGCTGCCGCCGCACTCGCGCCGCCGACCGAGTGACCGGCCATGCCGATCCGGTTCCGGTCGATCAGTCCGGCGTACCGCCAGGCCGGGCGCGGCCCGGTGAGCCGGTCCAGGAGGAAGGAGACATCCGCACCCCGGCCGGCGGTGAGAGCCTCCTTGTCCTGTTCACTCCGGACCTCCGCGCACGCGACGCAGGTCAGCATCCGGTCACCGGGGAAGGCTGTGCCGACGGACTCGTAGGCGTGGTCCACTGCGGCGACCACATATCCTCGGCCGGCGAGTTCCTCGGCAAGGCCGGTGAGGGTGAAGCCCGAGACACCGAAGCCCGGAGAGAGCACCACCAGGGGATACCGGCCGTGGGCGGGCCGAGCGCCGACGCGGCCGCTGGTGGTCGTGGCGCTCAGGGTCTCGGCGGGGAAGACGCCTTCCAGCCCGTAGCTCTTCAGGAACAGCCGGGCCTCCGGCACTGTGGCGTACGGCGTCGGCGTACCGGTGCCGGGAAGGGCGGGATAGAACATACCGACCCTCAGCTCACGAGCCCTGTCCGGCACCCATGGATCGCGGCGGGCACGGTCGACGAGGTGGAGGGTGTCGCGGCCGACCGCGTACGGGCCGGTGGGACGAGGGAGTGATGTCCGGGGGGCCGTGTCGCTGCGGACGGAAGAGCCGACGGAAGAGGAAGCGGAAGGAGCGGCGGACACGTGCGTAGGGGTCGGAGCCGCGGCGGCGGGCCCCGCCACGGCGGTCGGCAGCGCGAGGGCCAGCGTGAGCAGGGCAACGGTCGGGGTTGCGGAGAATCTGGTCATGTCCCGGACGCTAGAGGCCGCGGCCGGTCCAGCGCGTCAACCGCCGGTCGCTTTCCGGCGCCCCGCCCGTACGCCCCCGTCCCGCCCTCGTGAGCCGCGTTTCCCCGGCCCGTTTCCCCAGGTCGAACCGCTGCGCCCGCCCTCCCGCCGCCCCCGGTGGCCACCGGTGCCCATCTGCGACGGGTGCGACGGAGCCGCCCGGTGCGCCGACGTCTACCCCTGCGGGTGGAGAGGTGTCCACCCCGGGATGCGCATCTTCGACGGCGGGGTTCAACCCGTGGGCTCATGTGCCGCGCCGGGCCGGAAATCTAGCGTGGTGGTCAGTTGACGCCACTGCGACCCCGACGAGGACATCCGATGATCGAAGCCCATGGGCTCACCAAACGCTATGGGGACAAGACCGCTGTCATGGATCTCACCTTTGTCGTCCGGCCCGGTGTTGTCACCGGATTCCTCGGGCCGAACGGCTCCGGGAAGTCCACCACGATGCGGATGATCCTGGGACTGGACGCACCGACGGCCGGCCGGGTCGTGGTCAACGGAAAGCACTACGCCGCGCACCGCGCACCGCTGCATGAGGTCGGGGCGATGCTGGAGGCCCGTTCGATCCATACCGGCCGCTCCGCCTTCAACCATCTGCTGGCGCTGGCCGTCACCACAGGCATCCCCCGCAGCCGGGTGGACGAGGTGATCGACATCGTCGGGCTGCGGAAGGTGGCCGGGAAGCGGGCCGGCGGCTTCTCGCTGGGCATGGGACAGCGGCTCGGTATCGCGAGCGCTCTGCTCGGTGACCCGGCCACCGTCGTCCTGGACGAGCCGGTGAACGGGCTCGATCCCGAAGGCGTGCTGTGGATCCGCGGTCTGCTCAAGGACCTGGCCGCCGAAGGACGCACGGTGCTGGTCTCCTCGCATCTGATGAGCGAGATGGCGTTGACCGCCGAGCACCTCATCGTGATCGGGCGCGGCCGGCTGATCGCCGACACCTCGGTCGGGGAGTTCACTCGGCGTGCCGCCCGCAATTCGGTGCTCGTACGCTGCGACGAGGCGGAGCGGCTGCGTGCGGCGCTGACCGGGCCGGATGTCGCCGTGACGGCGGCCGGCCGGGGCGCACTGGAAGTCACCGGCCTGAGCAGCGATCGTATCGGCCGGATCGCCGCAGACCACGAGATCGCGCTCACCGAGCTGACACCTCGCCAGGCGTCGTTGGAGGAGGCGTTCATGGAGCTGACCCGGGACGCTGTCGAGTACCAGACCCCCGACCGGCTTCCGGCCGGTTCCGGCACCGAAGGACGTGCGGCGTGAGCACCGATACGATGCACCGGTTCACCGCCCCCGCCGGGCACGGCCGGCTCACCCGGACGCGGGTGCTGCACTCGGAGTGGGTCAAACTCCGCACCCTGCGCTCGACGTTCTTCACCCTGCTCGCCGCCGCCGTGGCGATGACCGGGATGGGCCCGCTGTTCTCGGCGCTCACCGCCTCCCACTGGTCGGAGATGAGCGTGGCCGAGCGGGCGAGCGTCAACCCGACGGCACTGAGCCTGATCGGTTTCTTCCTGGCGCAGTTGGCGGTCGGCGTCATGGGTGTGCTCGTGGTCAGCGGCGAGTACTCGACCGGCATGATCCGTGCGACCTTCTCGGCGGTGCCTCGACGGCTCCCGGTCCTGTGGGCCAAGGCCACCGTGTACGCGGCGGTGACCTGGGGGCTGATGACTGCCATGTCCCTGACGGCGTTCCTGGCCGGTCAGGCCCTGATGTCCTCCACGGGAGCCGGCGCCTCGCTGAGCGACCCGGGTGTCACCCGCGCCGTCCTCGGCACCGGTCTGTACCTGACCGTTGTGGGACTGCTCAGCGTCGCTGTCGGCACACTGACCCGTAACACCGCGGGTGGCATCACTGCCGTCTTCGGTCTGCTGCTGGTCCTGCCGGAGCTCGTCAAGGCACTCCCCTCCTCCTGGTCCGACCGGATAGGTCCGTACCTGCCGAGCAACGCCGGACACGCGCTCGCCGTCCTCCAGTCGGATCCGCACACCTTGGCGCCATGGACCGGATTCACCGTGTTCTGTCTGTACGCGGCCGTGGCGCTCGGCGGAGCCGCGGTGGCACTGAAACGACGGGACGCGTAGTGGTCGGTGAGGGCGCGGCCGGATTCGGCAACCGGCCGGGCGGGACGGGCGGGGGCGTCGCCTGCCGACGGGCCGGACACCGCGGCGGGCCGGCCCGGGTACCTGCCGGGGCACCGCCCGGAAGCCGGACCATGGCGAGCGGTGCGATGACGGTGACCGAGC includes:
- a CDS encoding serine hydrolase domain-containing protein, with translation MLVRTTLVAATAAALTVTLAAPSLAAADSHADDHSATRTAVRAAVTAGIPGVTATARDGHDTWSTTAGVGNLRTGSPRSADDRYRVGSITKTFVATVMLQLEAEGRLSLDDTVDTWLPDLVRGHGHDGRRITLRQLLNHTSGIYEYLGDPAFYRAYFLADGFFQHRYDTRTPRQLVATAMAYGPEFEPGTSWSYSNTNYVIAGMVIEKATGHTFGEEISRRIIKPLRLKATSVPGTSPTVPSPSSRAYSKLAETTEGRTYDVTYLNPSIASSAGEMISSSADLNRFTSALLKGELLPPKQLKEMKTTVKVDGVPNVSYGLGLMDRTLSCGVHVWGHDGGIHGSSSSVTTTADGRHSLSVNFNGDWTGDMDKVIEGEYCGK
- a CDS encoding alpha/beta hydrolase family protein, producing the protein MTRFSATPTVALLTLALALPTAVAGPAAAAPTPTHVSAAPSASSSVGSSVRSDTAPRTSLPRPTGPYAVGRDTLHLVDRARRDPWVPDRARELRVGMFYPALPGTGTPTPYATVPEARLFLKSYGLEGVFPAETLSATTTSGRVGARPAHGRYPLVVLSPGFGVSGFTLTGLAEELAGRGYVVAAVDHAYESVGTAFPGDRMLTCVACAEVRSEQDKEALTAGRGADVSFLLDRLTGPRPAWRYAGLIDRNRIGMAGHSVGGASAAAAMARDRRIRAGINIDGAFHAAVPADGLGGRPFMMLGTDDGTHRPGGTDTSWDQAWDRLDGWKRWLTVAGATHYSFSDVPLFLDELGLSGTQSPLVLSGSRSLDITRAYVGAFFGMQLKHTPQPLLDGPTPTEPEVTFNNP
- a CDS encoding ATP-binding cassette domain-containing protein codes for the protein MIEAHGLTKRYGDKTAVMDLTFVVRPGVVTGFLGPNGSGKSTTMRMILGLDAPTAGRVVVNGKHYAAHRAPLHEVGAMLEARSIHTGRSAFNHLLALAVTTGIPRSRVDEVIDIVGLRKVAGKRAGGFSLGMGQRLGIASALLGDPATVVLDEPVNGLDPEGVLWIRGLLKDLAAEGRTVLVSSHLMSEMALTAEHLIVIGRGRLIADTSVGEFTRRAARNSVLVRCDEAERLRAALTGPDVAVTAAGRGALEVTGLSSDRIGRIAADHEIALTELTPRQASLEEAFMELTRDAVEYQTPDRLPAGSGTEGRAA
- a CDS encoding ABC transporter permease; translated protein: MSTDTMHRFTAPAGHGRLTRTRVLHSEWVKLRTLRSTFFTLLAAAVAMTGMGPLFSALTASHWSEMSVAERASVNPTALSLIGFFLAQLAVGVMGVLVVSGEYSTGMIRATFSAVPRRLPVLWAKATVYAAVTWGLMTAMSLTAFLAGQALMSSTGAGASLSDPGVTRAVLGTGLYLTVVGLLSVAVGTLTRNTAGGITAVFGLLLVLPELVKALPSSWSDRIGPYLPSNAGHALAVLQSDPHTLAPWTGFTVFCLYAAVALGGAAVALKRRDA